One stretch of Cedecea neteri DNA includes these proteins:
- a CDS encoding glycosyltransferase family 25 protein codes for MTMITINWDFIDKVIYINLNRRKDRRLYLSRELKKLGIPKDKIFRLEAIEYSPGYIGCAMSHLHALHMADKEGWKNVLILEDDIAFHHDDDAYQRINKYFNALNHVNWNVGFLAANYQNVTQLGSVDYIVKANKAWCACAYIVNQNYYQQLQHVYTQSINALLQGGQQHEYALDVYWHESMLRDCWLGIFPNVGYQQPDKSDIEGQYVDYRGLFAKPLNEITQRQVKKRIGNQKIKVDILFQWSPGWTNFETVIDALRNDDKFDCRIIVIPFTSEGSTDPTNMAAREFLDECEVPYYGYENYNLYERKPDVVFLQNPYDVNRPSIFSCANLIRNGIKIAYIPYGLDMGASELNTNFQYNMACHNSASWIFVRSQRHKNEFALHCAAGKDHVHVVGHPKFDHYHERYCSTEKTVFTNNLKTLLWAPQYIIENDPRWSTFDLYAHAIMDIIDQGKVNVIIRPHPLFIQWINHFGDKVKEQYAQLLAFTQNRSNVIWDFGADYKMAYSQSDALMADVGSFLLEYLPSRKPILLLTHEKRLGINNSASFIYHDYDVAWNEKDLYTFVSNVISGNDVKQKERLAALSRELYFAPQGAGHAIIEIIKKSFSLESE; via the coding sequence CCTTCATGCTCTGCACATGGCGGATAAAGAAGGGTGGAAAAATGTTCTGATCCTTGAGGATGATATTGCTTTTCACCATGATGATGATGCGTACCAGCGAATCAATAAATATTTCAATGCATTAAACCATGTTAACTGGAACGTAGGCTTTTTGGCCGCGAACTATCAAAATGTGACCCAATTGGGCAGCGTTGACTATATCGTTAAGGCTAATAAAGCGTGGTGTGCATGCGCCTATATTGTTAACCAAAACTATTATCAACAGCTCCAGCATGTTTACACCCAGAGCATAAATGCTTTATTGCAGGGGGGGCAACAGCATGAATACGCACTCGATGTCTACTGGCACGAGTCTATGTTGCGGGATTGTTGGTTGGGGATTTTCCCTAATGTGGGCTATCAGCAGCCGGATAAAAGCGATATTGAGGGCCAGTATGTCGACTATCGTGGCCTGTTTGCTAAGCCGCTAAATGAAATAACGCAACGGCAGGTCAAAAAGCGTATTGGCAACCAGAAGATCAAAGTTGATATCCTTTTTCAATGGTCTCCTGGCTGGACAAATTTTGAAACGGTGATCGACGCTCTGCGCAATGATGATAAATTCGATTGTAGAATTATTGTTATTCCATTTACCTCGGAAGGTTCTACGGACCCTACTAATATGGCAGCAAGAGAATTTCTGGACGAATGCGAAGTGCCTTATTACGGTTATGAAAACTATAATCTGTACGAAAGAAAGCCAGATGTTGTATTTCTGCAGAATCCGTATGACGTAAATCGACCGAGTATATTTAGCTGTGCAAATTTAATCCGTAACGGTATTAAAATTGCGTATATCCCCTATGGGCTGGATATGGGGGCGAGTGAGTTAAATACAAATTTCCAGTACAACATGGCCTGCCATAATTCTGCCAGCTGGATTTTCGTTCGTTCACAGCGGCATAAAAATGAATTCGCGCTGCATTGCGCAGCGGGTAAGGATCATGTTCATGTGGTTGGTCATCCCAAATTTGACCATTATCATGAACGCTACTGCTCTACAGAGAAAACAGTCTTTACGAATAATTTGAAAACGCTTCTGTGGGCACCGCAATATATTATTGAAAACGACCCTCGTTGGTCAACATTCGATCTCTATGCTCACGCGATAATGGATATTATAGATCAAGGGAAAGTGAATGTTATTATTCGCCCTCATCCCTTGTTCATTCAATGGATAAATCACTTTGGCGACAAAGTCAAAGAACAATATGCACAGCTATTAGCGTTTACACAAAATCGTTCAAACGTTATATGGGATTTTGGTGCCGACTATAAAATGGCCTATTCTCAGTCAGATGCGCTGATGGCTGACGTTGGGTCATTCCTGCTGGAGTATTTACCATCACGCAAACCGATACTATTGCTTACTCATGAAAAACGATTAGGTATTAATAACAGCGCAAGCTTTATTTATCATGACTATGATGTGGCATGGAACGAAAAAGATCTCTACACATTTGTGTCAAATGTCATCTCGGGAAATGATGTAAAACAAAAAGAGCGCCTTGCCGCTTTGTCACGAGAGCTATATTTTGCTCCGCAAGGTGCGGGGCATGCGATTATCGAGATAATCAAAAAATCATTTAGTCTGGAATCGGAGTAG